Proteins encoded in a region of the Myxococcales bacterium genome:
- a CDS encoding DUF1501 domain-containing protein has product MQRRNFLKVAGLAGLSLMGPWGPGGRASADPAVWGGPFLLHMHASGGWDPTLFCDGKLTAEGSTPEYENRLVTAVEVVNGVPVPSATATGKYLLTSGGAALEDPVHFFQTIGRDVLVVNGIDTQTNSHETGVQGLGCGHNDVELPAIAALFAGTVALERKVPMAFLASGAYNRTGDVIAPSRFPGNKVDLLTDPFKGVPANEKGLLTDLGAKRILELRAQRMAELQGKSTLPRERRTLAALAESTKSGDAINLLKSVTEGPPPAIDSFVNDLAPDTRGALTAVTNGVSRFVDLGRPLETMLRCFAAGISISATWAQGGFDTHAQHDQNQTSALASFVARIRYVQLRAAQLGLKDKLYVLVTSDFGRTPKYNTGNGKDHWNVTSALLMGPGIRGGRAIGKTDEGHKALNVSKSNASENVPAYEPNGTRIHPSHVHRELRRVLGVEKAPFIGQFVLPSTHGPLPLLA; this is encoded by the coding sequence ATGCAACGCCGAAATTTCCTGAAGGTTGCGGGACTCGCCGGGCTCTCTCTCATGGGCCCTTGGGGCCCGGGCGGGCGCGCGAGCGCCGATCCTGCCGTGTGGGGCGGTCCGTTCCTGCTGCACATGCACGCGAGCGGCGGCTGGGACCCCACTCTCTTCTGCGACGGAAAGCTCACCGCCGAGGGCTCCACTCCCGAGTACGAGAACCGCCTCGTCACGGCCGTCGAGGTCGTGAACGGCGTGCCCGTGCCCTCGGCCACCGCCACTGGCAAGTACCTGCTCACGTCGGGCGGCGCGGCCCTCGAAGACCCGGTGCACTTCTTCCAGACCATCGGCCGCGACGTGCTCGTGGTGAATGGCATCGACACCCAGACCAACAGCCACGAGACCGGTGTGCAGGGGCTCGGCTGCGGCCACAACGACGTCGAGCTGCCGGCGATCGCCGCGCTGTTCGCCGGCACGGTGGCGCTCGAGCGCAAGGTGCCCATGGCCTTCCTCGCGAGCGGCGCCTACAACCGCACGGGCGACGTGATCGCGCCATCGCGCTTCCCCGGCAACAAGGTCGACCTCCTCACCGACCCGTTCAAGGGCGTGCCGGCGAACGAGAAGGGCCTCCTCACCGACCTCGGCGCCAAGCGTATTCTGGAGTTGCGGGCCCAGCGCATGGCCGAGCTGCAGGGCAAGTCCACGCTGCCCCGTGAGCGGCGCACCCTCGCGGCGCTGGCCGAGTCGACCAAGAGCGGCGACGCCATCAACCTGCTCAAGTCGGTGACCGAGGGGCCCCCGCCCGCCATCGACTCGTTCGTGAACGATCTCGCGCCAGACACGCGAGGCGCGCTCACGGCGGTCACCAACGGCGTCTCCCGGTTCGTCGATCTCGGGCGCCCGCTCGAGACCATGCTCCGCTGCTTCGCCGCCGGGATCTCGATTTCCGCCACGTGGGCGCAGGGCGGCTTCGACACCCACGCGCAGCACGACCAGAACCAGACCTCGGCCCTCGCCTCGTTCGTCGCGCGCATCCGCTACGTGCAGCTCCGCGCCGCGCAGCTCGGCCTGAAGGACAAGCTGTATGTCCTCGTGACCAGCGATTTCGGCCGCACCCCGAAGTACAACACCGGCAACGGCAAGGATCACTGGAACGTCACCTCGGCGCTCCTCATGGGCCCGGGCATCCGCGGTGGCCGCGCCATCGGCAAGACCGACGAGGGCCACAAGGCCCTCAACGTCTCGAAGTCGAACGCCTCCGAGAACGTCCCGGCCTACGAGCCGAACGGCACGCGCATCCACCCTTCTCACGTGCACCGCGAGCTGCGTCGCGTGCTCGGCGTCGAGAAGGCGCCGTTCATCGGTCAGTTCGTGCTGCCGTCCACCCACGGGCCGCTGCCCCTGCTCGCGTAA